One segment of Carya illinoinensis cultivar Pawnee chromosome 13, C.illinoinensisPawnee_v1, whole genome shotgun sequence DNA contains the following:
- the LOC122292813 gene encoding 1-acyl-sn-glycerol-3-phosphate acyltransferase 3-like, with the protein MAIPAVLVVVPLGIILILSGLIVNLIQAVLYILVRPISKNMYRRTNKVVAELLWLELVWLFDWWAGFKVELYTDSETFQLLGKEHALLICNHRSDIDWLVGWVLAQRTGCLGSTLAIMKKEVKCLPIIGWSMWFSDYVFLERSWAKDKGTLQSGFQKLEDFSLPFWLALFVEGTRYTEEKLLAAQRYAASRGLPVPRNVLIPRTKGFVSAVTHMRSFVPAIYDCTVAVSKNQPRPTMLGICRRQSSVMKVQIRRHPMQELPETADGIGQWCKDQFVTKDAVLERYFCMDSFSDLPQHDIGRPKKSFFVVISWICVLVYGITKLFQWSSLLSSWEGIAFSAIFLVLVTIVMQILIQSSESEHSTPVNTVTQDPMEERLLQK; encoded by the exons ATGGCGATCCCAGCTGTGCTTGTTGTTGTTCCTCTGGGCATAATTCTCATTCTCTCAGGCCTCATTGTCAATCTCATTCAG GCAGTTCTCTACATCCTTGTTCGTCCGATATCAAAAAATATGTATAGAAGGACAAACAAAGTAGTTGCAGAATTGCTGTGGTTAGAGCTTGTATGGCTCTTTGATTGGTGGGCTGGTTTCAAG GTTGAGTTATATACAGATTCCGAAACCTTCCAATTACTGG GTAAAGAACATGCACTTCTCATATGCAATCATAGAAGCGACATTGATTGGCTTGTTGGATGGGTCTTGGCTCAG CGTACCGGCTGCCTCGGTAGTACACTAGCCATCATGAAGAAAGAAGTAAAATGTCTTCCT ATCATAGGTTGGTCAATGTGGTTTTCTGACTACGTTTTTCTGGAAAGAAGCTGGGCCAAGGATAAAGGCACATTGCAG TCAGGTTTTCAAAAACTGGAGGATTTTTCCTTGCCTTTTTGGTTGGCTCTTTTTGTGGAGGGAACTCGCTACACAGAGGAAAAGTTACTAGCAGCTCAGAGGTATGCTGCTTCAAGAGGATTGCCTGTTCCTAGGAACGTTTTGATTCCCCGAACTAAG GGTTTTGTTTCAGCTGTAACGCATATGCGCTCGTTTGTTCCAGCAATTTATGATTGTACAGTGGCCGTTTCCAAAAACCAGCCTCGACCTACAATGTTGGGAATATGTAGAAGACAATCTTCTGTG aTGAAGGTGCAAATCAGGAGACATCCAATGCAGGAGTTGCCAGAAACAGCTGATGGCATTGGACAATGGTGTAAAGATCAATTTGTTACAAAG GATGCTGTATTGGAGAGATACTTTTGTATGGACTCTTTCAGTGACTTACCTCAGCACGACATTGGTCGACCAAAAAAATCTTTCTTT GTTGTCATATCTTGGATATGTGTCCTTGTATATGGTATAACCAAACTCTTTCAATGGTCTTCTCTCCTATCCTCATGGGAAGGCATTGCATTTTCAGCCATATTCTTGGTCCTCGTTACCATTGTTATGCAAATTCTCATCCAATCCTCTGAGTCCGAGCATTCTACCCCTGTCAATACAGTGACACAAGACCCAATGGAAGAGCGGCTTCTTCAGAAATAA
- the LOC122291481 gene encoding uncharacterized protein LOC122291481 codes for MAHKNFSPASRHKQASPAPSSSPDPPLSDDSPAMYRGEYEGAVGAVMFGDHARALELVDDAISRYPDSALLHCTRNVICYRAASLIRDYKFKVEYLKKAAEFAGLALAVAPNSISCARLNVTTLFELTEIASPSSVSNYEEVIRHCENALMLKNPADPLEGRLGKTKAERVLSVRKAFVMVIEKAKTRISLLGGGNSKDWLKKLVENDLLSGIKKGFENMERLRKEITDPMPLKVKFPASSRASGDDRFTEKRKKQNLKKLMSSVGNTGRVRTYWNNMDIKERKELFTIGIEDLIAYLDKNKLAMVKEALVEAIDFAKVTKKWKFWECCCCEERFSVDESNLDHIGNMHVAPLYENIQSAAPELLAPDLAHNMLQADVWKPVDSISAAKIMEDLPSTADNGSEGFTVSQWPYCDDRKRADIIEKIRSCLQMFMQINCLASSHLTMLLTMTMDMLQNRIPRSILEDHGLHQTLRSICLLEVPELEHVLDCLEDLAGACPLRLLCERFSIEESVGYQGPCIKERIVFSSDFSCLHLDERLLRGRIDAPDDGIAVASTIAEDCGNDEAELSADSDAIVYELCVGVPKIGEQWKEWTSMREPTKSQGKDLMKILETELFREQLMLARKLRILRYENTLLSVERICVEENRKRELIPDYDPQSFESLLSKRKKELEMEGDAAIDSTSNEMDIILGILEEAQADSDINKAIQNQREHISREVYRLDVIILATKFALGQTGKKIWSVLVHDYRFIIVPLLKSFVQARLQDMVDKDAAEKSSTAAEALLAELAVDAKKNTDKGGVGSKKGDGKSKRKKKGKYHSKAKNSEGTGGSEERHPFNPKNMEQYPDELEQGEQENVGEHVGPSKQEQEEERLQDMADKDAAEKPTTAAESLSAELAVDVKKNTDKGGVGSKKGEGKSKRKKKGKYHSKAKNSEGTGGSEDRHPFNPKNVEQYEIPISPDELEQREQEDVGPSKQEQEEELQREDMEVERKLEEVLEFQRKFEDEAKQKRLAEKAKIVGGTSAENVAEDVHVVSSKLSEDVGPMEQGKEEELHHEDEEVQRKIDEALEFQTKLEADGKQKRLAEKAKIMENVAEDVPVISSRPGENVDPSELEHEEKFQLEGEEVQRKVDKALEIYLKFEEEVKRKLRSEKAKIEEYVVEEVPLVSSEPGEGVGPSEQKQKGELQCGDEELQRKLDEALEFYFKFEDEARRKRLAEKAKIIENVAEDVPVISYEPGGEGVELDPSDLEQEGELQHGDEEVQRKDEAGRKRLAEKAKIIENVAEDVPVISYEPGGEGVELDPSEQEQEGELQHGDEEVQRKVDEINFEDEAERNRLAGKAKIMENVADDVPVISSEPGEDVGPSKQEREEEHQRVDEVQRELDETLELQSEIDNEAEHKLDELEKNVGGPSEKNVGRWFCCHLQ; via the exons ATGGCCCACAAGAATTTTTCCCCTGCCTCGCGCCACAAACAAGCGTCCCCTGCACCGTCTTCATCCCCCGATCCGCCTCTGTCCGATGATTCTCCGGCCATGTATCGGGGTGAATACGAGGGGGCCGTCGGTGCTGTCATGTTTGGGGACCATGCCAGAGCCTTGGAGCTCGTCGATGACGCCATTTCCCGCTACCCGGATTCGGCGCTTCTACACTGCACCCGAAACGTCATTTGCTACAGAGCCGCTTCCTTGATCAGAGACTATAAGTTCAAGGTTGAATACCTGAAGAAAGCGGCCGAGTTCGCAGGCCTTGCCCTCGCTGTGGCACCGAACTCCATCTCCTGCGCTAGACTGAACGTCACCACGCTTTTCGAGCTGACGGAGATCGCCTCCCCTAGTTCAGTTTCCAATTACGAAGAAGTAATCCGGCATTGCGAGAACGCTTTGATGTTAAAAAACCCAGCGGACCCCCTCGAGGGTCGCTTGGGAAAGACCAAGGCTGAGCGAGTCTTGTCGGTGAGAAAGGCCTTCGTAATGGTCATCGAGAAGGCCAAGACGAGGATCAGTCTTCTTGGAGGTGGAAATAGTAAGGACTGGTTGAAGAAGCTTGTAGAGAATGATCTTCTGTCGGGCATAAAAAAGGGTTTTGAAAACATGGAACGGTTAAGGAAAGAGATCACAGATCCGATGCCGCTGAAGGTCAAATTTCCAGCGTCGAGTCGAGCCTCGGGGGATGATCGGTTCacggagaagagaaagaaacaaaatctCAAGAAACTGATGTCCAGCGTCGGCAATACAGGTCGAGTCAGGACTTACTGGAACAACATGGATATCAAAGAGAGGAAGGAATTATTCACTATAGGAATAGAAGATCTCATAGCGTATTTGGATAAGAACAAGCTGGCGATGGTGAAGGAGGCTTTGGTGGAAGCGATAGATTTCGCTAAAGTGACAAAGAAATGGAAGTTTTGGGAGTGTTGTTGTTGCGAAGAAAGGTTTTCGGTCGATGAATCCAATTTGGACCACATTGGGAATATGCATGTAGCTCCCCTGTACGAGAACATACAATCCGCTGCTCCGGAATTATTAGCTCCTGACTTGGCACATAACATGCTTCAAGCTGATGTATGGAAGCCTGTGGATTCTATTTCTGCGGCCAAGATTATGGAAGACCTGCCGTCTACTGCAGATAATGGCTCTGAAGGTTTTACTGTTAGTCAGTGGCCTTATTGTGATGATAGAAAGCGCGCTGATATCATCGAGAAAATTCGCTCATGCCTGCAAATGTTTATGCAAATAAATTGTCTTGCTTCTAGCCATCTCACCATGCTTCTGACCATGACAATGGACATGCTGCAAAATCGCATCCCAAGATCGATTCTCGAGGATCATGGACTGCACCAGACACTCCGCTCGATATGCTTATTGGAAGTGCCGGAACTTGAACACGTTCTTGATTGCTTGGAAGATCTGGCTGGTGCTTGCCCGTTGCGTTTACTTTGTGAGCGTTTCTCGATAGAAGAATCGGTAGGTTATCAGGGACCTTGCATTAAAGAGAGGATTGTTTTCAGCAGCGACTTCTCTTGCCTCCATCTGGATGAGCGATTGCTGCGAGGACGGATTGATGCCCCGGATGATGGGATAGCAGTGGCTTCAACTATTGCGGAGGATTGTGGTAATGATGAGGCAGAGCTGTCTGCAGATAGTGACGCTATTGTATATGAATTATGCGTTGGAGTTCCTAAAATTGGGGAGCAGTGGAAGGAATGGACAAGTATGAGAGAACCCACCAAAAGTCAGGGAAAGGATTTGATGAAGATCCTTGAGACGGAATTGTTTCGTGAGCAGTTAATGTTAGCCAGAAAACTCAGGATTTTGAGATACGAGAACACATTGCTTAGTGTTGAGAGAATATGTGTCGAGGAAAATAGGAAAAGGGAACTAATTCCAGATTACGACCCACAGAGTTTTGAGTCTCTATTGTCGAAGAGGAAGAAGGAGCTTGAGATGGAGGGTGATGCTGCGATAGATAGCACAAGCAATGAGATGGATATCATACTTGGTATTCTAGAAGAAGCACAAGCAGACTCTGACATAAACAAAGCAATTCAGAATCAGAGGGAACATATATCTCGAGAG GTTTACAGACTTGATGTCATAATCCTAGCGACTAAATTCGCCCTCGGGCAGACGGGGAAGAAAATTTGGAGCGTTTTAGTTCATGACTATCGGTTCATTATCGTTCCCCTGTTGAAGTCATTTGTGCAG GCACGCCTACAGGATATGGTTGACAAAGATGCTGCAGAGAAGTCTAGTACTGCAGCAGAAGCTCTGTTAGCAGAGCTTGCCGTCGATGCCAAGAAAAACACTGATAAAGGAGGTGTTGGTTCGAAAAAAGGAGACGGAAAGTCAAAGCgtaaaaagaagggaaaatatCACAGCAAGGCCAAAAATTCTGAG GGAACTGGTGGCAGTGAGGAGCGGCATCCATTTAATCCCAAAAATATGGAACAATA CCCGGATGAATTGGAGCAAGGGGAACAAGAAAATGTTGGTGAACATGTTGGTCCAAGTAAGCAGGAACAGGAAGAAGAACGCTTACAGGATATGGCTGACAAAGATGCTGCAGAGAAGCCTACTACTGCAGCAGAATCTCTGTCAGCAGAGCTTGCTGTCGATGTCAAGAAAAACACTGATAAAGGAGGTGTTGGTTCAAAAAAAGGAGAGGGAAAGTCAAAGCgcaaaaagaagggaaaatatCATAGCAAGGCAAAGAATTCTGAG GGAACTGGTGGTAGTGAGGACCGGCATCCCTTTAATCCCAAAAATGTCGAACAATA TGAGATTCCCATAAGCCCGGATGAATTGGAGCAACGGGAACAGGAAGATGTTGGTCCAAGTAAGCAGGAACAGGAAGAGGAACTTCAGCGTGAGGATATGGAGGTAGAAAGAAAGCTTGAGGAAGTTTTGGAGTTTCAGAGGAAGTTCGAGGATGAGGCTAAACAAAAGCGCCTTGCTGAAAAAGCAAAGATCGTGGGGGGAACCAGTGCTGAAAATGTTGCGGAGGATGTGCATGTTGTCTCCTCCAAACTTAGCGAAGATGTTGGTCCAATGGAGCAGGGGAAGGAAGAGGAACTTCACCATGAGGATGAGGAGGTACAAAGAAAGATTGATGAAGCTTTGGAGTTTCAGACCAAATTAGAGGCCGATGGTAAACAAAAGCGCCTTGCTGAAAAAGCAAAAATTATGGAAAATGTTGCAGAGGATGTACCTGTTATCTCCTCAAGACCTGGCGAAAATGTTGATCCAAGTGAGCTGGAACACGAAGAAAAATTTCAGCTCGAGGGTGAGGAGGTGCAAAGAAAGGTTGATAAAGCATTGgagatttatttgaaatttgaggAAGAGGTTAAAAGAAAGCTCCGTTCTGAAAAAGCAAAGATTGAGGAATATGTTGTAGAGGAGGTGCCTCTAGTCTCCTCTGAACCTGGTGAAGGTGTTGGTCCAAGTGAGCAGAAACAGAAAGGGGAACTTCAGTGTGGGGATGAGGAGCTGCAAAGAAAGCTTGATGAAGCtttggagttttattttaaatttgaggatGAGGCTAGACGAAAGCGCCTTGCTGAAAAAgcaaaaattattgaaaatgttGCAGAGGATGTGCCTGTAATTTCCTATGAACCTGGTGGTGAAGGTGTTGAACTTGATCCAAGTGACCTGGAACAGGAAGGGGAACTTCAGCATGGGGATGAGGAGGTGCAAAGAAAGGATGAGGCTGGACGAAAGCGCCTTGCTGAAAAAgcaaaaattattgaaaatgttGCAGAGGATGTGCCTGTAATTTCCTATGAACCTGGTGGTGAAGGTGTTGAACTTGATCCAAGTGAGCAGGAACAGGAAGGGGAACTTCAGCATGGGGATGAGGAGGTGCAAAGAAAGgttgatgaaataaattttgAGGATGAGGCTGAACGAAACCGCCTTGCTGGAAAAGCAAAGATTATGGAAAATGTTGCAGATGATGTGCCTGTAATCTCCTCTGAACCTGGTGAAGATGTTGGTCCAAGTAAGCAGGAACGGGAAGAGGAACATCAGCGGGTGGATGAGGTGCAAAGAGAGCTTGATGAAACTTTGGAGTTGCAGAGCGAAATTGATAACGAGGCTGAACACAAACTTGATGAGCTAGAAAAGAATGTAGGTGGACCCAGTGAGAAGAATGTGGGAAGGTGGTTTTGCTGCCATCTCCAGTGA